The nucleotide sequence CTGCGCAAGTAGCTGCAGATCGTGCTGGTAAAGCTGCACAAGAGTTTGGCTTGAAGAATATTGAAGTGTTCGTTAAAGGTCCGGGTCCAGGTCGTGAATCTGCTATCCGTGCTTTAAATGCTGCTGGTTTTAAAATCACCAACATTACTGACGTTACACCTATTCCTCATAATGGTTGTCGTCCTCCTAAGAAACGTCGCGTTTAATCGTACTTTTTTTAGGATAGTTGGAGAAAGAAAATGGCTAGATATTTAGGTCCTAAGTTAAAGCTTAGTCGCCGCGAAGGTACAGATTTGTTCCTTAAAAGCGGTGTTAGAGCAATTGACACTAAATGTAAAATCGAAACAATACCAGGTCAACATGGCGCCCGTCGCGGTCGTTTGTCTGATTACGGTATTCAACTTCGTGAAAAACAAAAAGTTCGTCGTATTTATGGCGTTCTAGAAAAACAATTCCGCAACTACTATAAAGAAGCGGCTCGTCTAAAAGGCAATACTGGTGAAAACTTGTTGCAACTTTTAGAGAAACGTCTTGATAACGTAGTATACCGTATGGGCTATGCAAGCACTCGTGCTGAAGCTCGTCAACTTGTTAGCCATAAAGCTATCGTAGTTAACGGTGTTGTTGTTAATATTCCATCTTTCACTGTTAAAGCCGAAGATGTAGTTTCTGTACGTGAAAAGTCTAAAACTCAAGCGCGTATCATCGCTGCTTTAGAATTAGCTGAGCAACGTGAGAAGCCAGTTTGGGTTGAAGTAGATAA is from Colwellia sp. Arc7-635 and encodes:
- the rpsK gene encoding 30S ribosomal protein S11 — protein: MAKTPVRTRKRVKKQVADGMAHIHASFNNTIVTLTDRQGNALSWATAGGSGFRGSRKSTPFAAQVAADRAGKAAQEFGLKNIEVFVKGPGPGRESAIRALNAAGFKITNITDVTPIPHNGCRPPKKRRV
- the rpsD gene encoding 30S ribosomal protein S4, whose translation is MARYLGPKLKLSRREGTDLFLKSGVRAIDTKCKIETIPGQHGARRGRLSDYGIQLREKQKVRRIYGVLEKQFRNYYKEAARLKGNTGENLLQLLEKRLDNVVYRMGYASTRAEARQLVSHKAIVVNGVVVNIPSFTVKAEDVVSVREKSKTQARIIAALELAEQREKPVWVEVDNKKLEGVFKRVPDRSDMSAEINEQLIVELYSK